Part of the Sphingobacterium sp. LZ7M1 genome, GAACCAGCGGCAATTCATCAAGCGATCAAAAGTTTAGCATATGAGTTTGACATCAATAAAGAAAACCAAAGGATCAGTTTCAAGGACCAAAATGGAATTCCATTTGAAGTATTGTCCTGTGAAGCAGAGCAATTTGCCAAGAACCTTTTGATAAGCACTGGTTCGGAGGAACACATCAAACAATTGGAAGAAATCGGCGAGATCCAGAATTTGGAATCGGAAAATGAGATCTATAAATCTTTAGGATTAGCCTATATAGAACCTGAATTGAGGGAAAGTGGAAATGTGATCGAACTGGCAAAGGCCAATAAACTACCCAACCTGATCACTTACGCAGACCTTCAAGGATCATTGCACAACCACTCGACCTATAGTGATGGTGTACATTCTTTGAAAGATATGGCTTTGTATTGCAAGGAAGAATTAGGATTGGAATATTTAGGGATTTGTGATCACTCCAAGACAGCAGTTTATGCCAATGGCTTGAGTCTGGAAAGACTGGAACAGCAATGGGTTGAAATTGATGAATTGAATAAAAAATTAGCTCCCTTCAAAATCTTTAAAGGAATAGAATCGGATATCCTTTCAGATGGATCTTTGGATTATCCAGACGAAGTCTTAGCTAAGTTTGATTTTGTGGTGGCCTCCATCCATAGTAATTTAAAAATGGACCAAGACAAAGCAACTGATCGTATTATCAAGGCCATTGAAAATCCATATACCACAATTTTAGGTCACCCAACAGGACGATTATTATTATCTAGAGCGGGTTATCCTTTGGACTTCAAAAAGGTAATCGATGCCTGTGCTGCCAATAAGGTCGTTATTGAAATAAACGCCAATCCATTGCGACTGGACCTTGACTGGAGATGGCATCAATATGCGTTAGAAAAAGGCGTGCTTCTATCTATCAATCCAGATGCCCACAGAAAAGAAGGCTTTTTGGATATGGAATATGGAGTTTATGTTGGACGAAAAGGCGGTTTGTCCAAAGAGATGTGCTTAAATGCCTTTGATCTTCAAAAAATCGAAGAATATTTTAAAAACAGAAAGAAACATTAAAACCTACTTTATAAGACCGTTATGATAAGAACAAAATCAATTTTCCTCGGCATGTTATTATGTGCTGCAAGCTATTCAGCAGAAGCACAATTGATGAAGGCCAAAGAATTATATAGCAAAGCCGATTCATTACGTGGAGAATTGACTGCATTGCGCACCTGCTATGATATCCAATACTACCATTTGGACGTTAAAGTGGATATCGACAATAAGTTTATTTCAGGGAGTAACCTATTTAAGTTTGAAGCTGTTGAACGTTTCAACAAATTACAGTTTGACCTATTTGATAACCTTTCCGTAGACAAGGTAGAATACAAAGGCAAGAGTCTTCCCTTTACAAGGGAATACAATGCCGTCTTTGTTGATTTCCCAGAATATATAGAAAAAGGAAAGGTCGATTCTTTTACGGTTCATTATTCTGGAAATCCTATTCAGGCGACTAGAGCTCCTTGGGACGGCGGCTTTGACTGGAAAAAGGACAGTAATGGAAAACCATGGGTTGCTACGGCTTGTCAAGGCTTGGGTGCCAGCGTTTGGTGGCCAAATAAAGACCATCAATCGGATGAGGTAAAGAGCATGTTGATATCGGTGGCTGTACCAAATGGGGTCATGAATGTATCTAATGGAAGATTGGTCAAGACAGAAAAACTGAAAAATGGATATACCAAATATCATTGGAAAGTAGAGAACCCGATCAACAATTACAATGTGGCCCTTAATATTGGGGATTATACGCATTTCAAAGAAACCTATGCTGGAGAAAAAGGTCCACTATCTGTTGATTACTATGTCTTAAAAGAAAACGCAGGCAAGATCGATCACTTAAAAAAGAATGCGAATGAGACACTAAAGGCTTTCGAGCATTGGTTTGGACCTTACCCTTTTTATGAGGATGGGTACAAGCTTGTGGAAACGGCGCATTTAGGCATGGAGCATCAGAGTGCAGTTGCCTATGGCAATAAATACCAAAACGGATATTTAGGTAGAGACGGATCGAGAACCGGTTGGGGCTTGAAATGGGACTTTATTGTGGTCCATGAATCGGGGCATGAGTGGTTTGGCAACAATATTACTTCGAATGACCTTGCTGATATGTGGATCCATGAAAGTTTCACCAATTATTCAGAAGCCCTATTCATTGATTTCTTTTATGGAAAGGAAGCCAGCCAAGCCTATGTTAATGGCAACCGTCGCGGGATCCAAAACGATAGTCCTATCCAAGGACCATACAACGTAAATAAAGAAGGTTCAGGGGATATGTACAACAAGGGTGGTGTTTTGCACAACATGATACGGACCATGATTGATGATGATGACAAATGGCGTAATATCCTACGCGGATTAAACAAGAAATTTTACCATCAGACGGTTGATTATGGCGATATCGTAAATTATATGAGCAAAGAGTCTGGCATCAACCTCGATAAAACCTTTGAACAGTTTGTACAGACGAAAAGCATCCCGACTTTAGAGGTCATAGAGAATAGTCCAGGTGTCTTTATGATCCGTTGGATATCAGAAGTAAAAGATTTTCAAATGCCGGTCCATATCTTTGATAAGGACGGAAAAAGATTGAGAATAGACCCAACAGACAAATTTAAGGTGATGAGGTTGGATGGATTAACGAAGGAGAACTTTAAGGTGGATACTTATAATTATTATATTGGTACTACAATACAATAAAATAAGCCTAATTTCGTTCACAATATCATATTTAAAAATTTGAATATTTTCATCGACAAAAGATGTTTTTTTATAAGTAATGCTTTCATAAAAAACCATTTTTTTTCATTAGGTTTGCAATTAAATTACAAATAATACTTACACATCTAAATGGGGCTTTTTAATTGGTTTACGCAAGAAGTTGCAATAGACTTGGGAACAGCTAACACCCTAATCATTCACAATGATAAAGTAGTAGTAGATGAACCCTCAATTGTAGCATTTGACCGCACAACAAATAAGGTGATCGCAATCGGTCGTCAGGCAATGCAAATGGAGGGTAAAACTCACGACAATATAAAAACGGTAAGACCATTGCGTGATGGTGTGATAGCAGATTTCACAGCTGCTGAGCATTTAATCCGCGGTATGGTTAAGCTTATCAACAAAGGTAAGAGCTGGTTTTTCCCATCCTTACGTATGGTGGTATGTATTCCCTCGGGCATAACAGAGGTCGAGAAACGTGCTGTTCGTGATTCGGCAGAGATTGCTGGAGCGAAAGAGGTTTACTTGATCCATGAACCTATGGCAGCTGCTGTGGGTATCGGTATCGATGTGGAAGAACCTGTAGGAAACATGATCATCGATATCGGTGGTGGTACCACTGAAATTGCCGTGATTGCCCTTTCAGGAATTGTTTGTGACCAATCTATCCGTGTTGCGGGAGATAACTTCGATTCAGACATTGTTCAATATATTCGTCGTCAGCATAATATTATGATTGGAGACCGTACAGCGGAGAAAATCAAGATTGAAGTTGGCGCAGCATTACCAGAATTAACAGATCCACCTGAGGATTTCGCGGTTCAAGGTCGTGACCTAATGACTGGTATCCCTAAACAGATCACTGTATCCTATACGGAAATTGCGCACTGTTTAGACAAGTCAATTTCTAAAATTGAGGAAGCTATCTTAAAAGCATTGGAGATCACTCCTCCAGAACTATCTGCTGATATCTATCAAACAGGTATCTATCTGACAGGCGGTGGCGCCTTACTTCGTGGATTGGACAAACGTATTCAAGCGAAAACAAAACTTCCTGTTCACGTTGCGGAAGACCCACTTCGTGCAGTAGTTAGAGGAACTGGGATTGCACTTAAAAACATTGGACGTTTTAAGTTCTTAATGCAATAACAAATAATTAAAAAAATTTATGATTACGCGATATAACGTTCCTATAATGTTATATCGCGTAACTATTAAAAGAGAACAATAATGAAGAACCTTTGGCTTTTCTTGGTTAGATATAATGCCTTTTTTTGGTTTATTCTCTTTTTTGTTGCTTCTCTCCTATTGGTTGTCCAAAACAACAGGTACCAACGCTCAGCCTTTATCAATTCTTCCAATGTAGTCGTAGGATCATTTTACGATAAGTTGAATTCTTGGAAAAGCTATTTGGCGCTTGAAGAAACCAATAAAAACCTGGCGCTGGAAAATTCAGAGCTCAGGAAACAACTTCAACATTATCTTTTGACCGACACCTTGGATTCTGTACAGATCAATGATTCCATCGATATGAACAGGTACCAGTTCACGATGGCAGAGGTCGTTAACAACAGTGTACACCAGAAAAGTAATTTCATTACGATCAATAAAGGCTCATTGGCAGGCATTCAGAAAGGATTAGGTGTCATCACTTCCAATGGTGTTGTCGGTATTGTCCTGAATGTATCAGCACATTTTAGTACCATTCAATCTTTATTGCATCCAGATACCCGGGTTTCAGTGACCATGGATACCACAAATGTCTTTGGATCTTTGGTCTGGGGAAATACAACCGACCCGCAGTTTGCCATAGTCAAGGATATCCCAAACCATCTTAAAGTCCAAAAAGGACAAAAGATCTACACGTCAGGGTTTTCCCTGTTTCCGAAAGGTATTGAAATTGGATCGGTGGAGGAAACTGGTATAAGTTCAGGAGGCTCCTTCCTGGACATCAAGATTAAATTGAGGACGAATTTCAGCAATCTAAACCATGTGTATGTGGTGAAGGATCTGCTGGAGAATGAAAAAAATGAATTGGAAGCCGTAACGGAGGATAATGATGGGTAAGGTGATAATTTTCAATATTATTCGATTTATTGTATTGATCGCGATGCAAGTTGTATTGTTCAAGAATATTGGATATTATAACTTAGCGACTCCTTTTCCGTATATCCTGATCATCTTTTTGTTACCCATCGGTACACCAAACTTTGTATTGTATGTATTGGCCTTCCTAACAGGACTAACCGTAGATGCCTTTTATGATTCGATAGGTGTGCATGCTGCAGCCTGCGTAGCCCTGACCTGGTATAGGATATTTTTCCATAGAATTACCTTGGACGTTGATGTTCAGGATTCCTTTGAAACTCCTTCATTAGGCAATATGGGCGCCAAATGGTTCCTTTCCTATATTTCTATCGGAACGTTGATCCACCATTTCGTTCTTCTGCATGTAGAATATTTTAGTTTCTCAAACTATTTAAGCACGCTACTGAGCATATTACTAAGCAGTATTTTTACTATCTTGTTAATCATATTGATTAGTATACTTATTTACAAAAGAAAATCTCGCTTATTAAGTAATTAATAATTACGGTCTTATTCTCATGAACAATAGTTATTTCAACCGTAAATTCGTTATCCAAGGAATCTTCATTGCTATTGCACTCGTTATTGTAGCAAGACTCTTCTATATACAGGTCATCGACGACAAATACCTTCTTTCAGCCAACAACAACGTCATGCGGAAAAAGATCATCTATCCCGCACGAGGTGTTATTTTAGACCGGAATGGTAAAGTCTTGGTCCAGAATGAACCTGTTTATGATATCATGGTTACCCCTAGGGAAGTCAAGGATCTGGACACCCTGTTGCTATGTGACCTATTAGGGATCGACACGGTTGATTTCAATGTACGGATGAGAAAGGCGAAAGCACATTCACCCTATCGGGCATCACAATTTATGAAGCAGGTTTCATCGACTGTCTATGCCAAATTTCAGGAACACCTGTATAAGTTCAGGGGTTTCTACCCTCTGAACCGTACCGTTCGTAGTTATCCTGATAGTATTGCCGCGCAGTTTTTGGGTTATATCCAGGAGGTGAATGAAAGAGATATTGAAAAATCGAATGGCTTTTATCGCCCTGGAGATTATATTGGAGCATCTGGAGTAGAACGTGCCTATGAAGAACTTTTGAGGGGTAAACGTGGGGTGGAAAACCAAATGGTTGATGCCCTGAACAGACCTCAGGGTAGTTTTATGGATGGTAAATATGACACCCTTGCTGTTACAGGGGATGGACTTGTTTCTTCCTTGGACAAAGACCTTCAGATATTGGCTGAAAAGCTGATGAAAAACAAACTAGGTTCTGTGGTTGCCATCGAGCCTTCCACGGGTGAAATCTTGAGTTTTGTAAGTAGTCCATCTTACAATCCAAATATGATGGTTGGACGTGAATTAGGAAACAATTACATGAAATTGTTGAATGATGAAACCAAACCTATGTTTATCCGTCCCATTCAAGCTTCTTATCCTCCGGGTTCCGTTTTTAAGGTTGTCTCCGCATTAACAGCCCAGCAAGCTGGTGTGATCAATGATCAGACTGTGTTTTATTGTCCAGGTGGATATCGCTATGGTGGTGGACGTGCGATAATGCGCTGTACTCACGTTGATGGAGCAACCGGACTGGTAAAATCCATCAAGATGTCCTGTAATACCTATTATGGGTATGTATATGCCAAAATGATCGACAGCAGAGGTATGAGCGGTCCGAAAGCCTATGACCTCTGGAAGGAAGCATTGGGAAAATTTGGTCTCGGCCATAAATTGGGGATAGACCTTCCAGGCGAAAAACCGGGACTTGTACCTACATCAGACTTTTATACCAAAAGATATGGGAGCGGAAATTGGAGATCTAGTTTTAATATCTCCTTATCTATCGGTCAAGGTGAACTAGGGATCACCCCATTGCAAATGGCCAACATCATGGCCATTGTGGCAAATCGAGGATTCTATTACCGCCCCCACCTCATTAAGGGAATTGGCGAAAAGCAGATCGTGAAGGAAGAATTTACAGAGAAGATCTCTGCTGGTGTTGATGCCAGACACTATGAGCCTGTCATTGAGGGAATGAGCCAAGCAGTGAACCAGGGTGGTACCGGCGCGGCCTCAAGAATAGCTGGAATTGAGATGTGCGGAAAAACGGGTACCGTTCAGAACCCACATGGTGAAAACCACGCCGTATTCTTTGCTTTTGCACCAAGGGATAATCCTAAAATCGCCATTGCGGTTTTCGTAGAGAATGCTGGTTATGGAGGTACATGGGCGGCTCCGATCGCGAGTATGATGGTTGAAAAATACCTGAAGGATACCATCTCCTTGCCTAAATATATTCAGGACAGGATCTATAATGGTAACTTAATGCCGAAGCCAAAAGTGAAGAAAGAGGAAAGCATCAAAAAGGACAGTACTAAGAATAACAATAAACCACAAACGGTACGTACCGCAGCAGTAGACCCAAAGAAAAAAACGGAATCTGCGGTATTAGTGCACCATAGCCAAGTGAGGAGAAACCATGAATAACCTACATAAGAAAAGTTTTTTCGGTAGAATTGATTGGTTGACCATTGGATTGTGGTTGGCTTTATGTTTGATCGGTTGGTTCAATATCCACGCTGCAGTATACGATGCTGAGAATCCAGGTTTATTTAATCTGGCGACCAACTACGGAAAGCAATCCATTTATATCTTTACGGCACTGATCATTGGTATCTGTATCCTGATCATTGATTCCCGATTTTTCATATCCTCGGCCCCTATTATCTATATCATCGTCATTCTGCTTTTGGTGGCTGTATTGGTGGTTGGTCGAAATGTTGGGGGTAACCAGGCATGGATACCTTTAGGTAGTTTTAGGTTGCAACCTTCTGAGTTTGGAAAGTTGGCAACCTGTCTATTGTTGGCCTATTACCTCAGTAACCAGACGAACAAAAACCCCAATATGAAGACCTTGTTCATAGGTGCATGTATTGTATTGTTTCCTGTTGCTTTGGTTATGTTGCAACCTGATACGGGTTCTGCCTTGGCTTTCTTTGCCTTGATCTTTGTGT contains:
- a CDS encoding rod shape-determining protein, with the protein product MGLFNWFTQEVAIDLGTANTLIIHNDKVVVDEPSIVAFDRTTNKVIAIGRQAMQMEGKTHDNIKTVRPLRDGVIADFTAAEHLIRGMVKLINKGKSWFFPSLRMVVCIPSGITEVEKRAVRDSAEIAGAKEVYLIHEPMAAAVGIGIDVEEPVGNMIIDIGGGTTEIAVIALSGIVCDQSIRVAGDNFDSDIVQYIRRQHNIMIGDRTAEKIKIEVGAALPELTDPPEDFAVQGRDLMTGIPKQITVSYTEIAHCLDKSISKIEEAILKALEITPPELSADIYQTGIYLTGGGALLRGLDKRIQAKTKLPVHVAEDPLRAVVRGTGIALKNIGRFKFLMQ
- a CDS encoding M1 family metallopeptidase, with amino-acid sequence MIRTKSIFLGMLLCAASYSAEAQLMKAKELYSKADSLRGELTALRTCYDIQYYHLDVKVDIDNKFISGSNLFKFEAVERFNKLQFDLFDNLSVDKVEYKGKSLPFTREYNAVFVDFPEYIEKGKVDSFTVHYSGNPIQATRAPWDGGFDWKKDSNGKPWVATACQGLGASVWWPNKDHQSDEVKSMLISVAVPNGVMNVSNGRLVKTEKLKNGYTKYHWKVENPINNYNVALNIGDYTHFKETYAGEKGPLSVDYYVLKENAGKIDHLKKNANETLKAFEHWFGPYPFYEDGYKLVETAHLGMEHQSAVAYGNKYQNGYLGRDGSRTGWGLKWDFIVVHESGHEWFGNNITSNDLADMWIHESFTNYSEALFIDFFYGKEASQAYVNGNRRGIQNDSPIQGPYNVNKEGSGDMYNKGGVLHNMIRTMIDDDDKWRNILRGLNKKFYHQTVDYGDIVNYMSKESGINLDKTFEQFVQTKSIPTLEVIENSPGVFMIRWISEVKDFQMPVHIFDKDGKRLRIDPTDKFKVMRLDGLTKENFKVDTYNYYIGTTIQ
- a CDS encoding DNA polymerase/3'-5' exonuclease PolX, which translates into the protein MTNKEIAKVFKLCSQLMELYNENPFRTKAMASASFRIDKLPFAASQSDLETLSEQPNIGKSTAEKIMQVITTGTFPDLDKLLAKTPEGILEMLKIKGLGPKKIQVIWNDLEIESVGELYYACNENRLIEAKGFGLKTQEDIKKAIEFSIANQGWFLFAKVMPSALEVIQHFEKALALAPISFTGDYRRKSEVLQHVQILIAAEPAAIHQAIKSLAYEFDINKENQRISFKDQNGIPFEVLSCEAEQFAKNLLISTGSEEHIKQLEEIGEIQNLESENEIYKSLGLAYIEPELRESGNVIELAKANKLPNLITYADLQGSLHNHSTYSDGVHSLKDMALYCKEELGLEYLGICDHSKTAVYANGLSLERLEQQWVEIDELNKKLAPFKIFKGIESDILSDGSLDYPDEVLAKFDFVVASIHSNLKMDQDKATDRIIKAIENPYTTILGHPTGRLLLSRAGYPLDFKKVIDACAANKVVIEINANPLRLDLDWRWHQYALEKGVLLSINPDAHRKEGFLDMEYGVYVGRKGGLSKEMCLNAFDLQKIEEYFKNRKKH
- the mrdA gene encoding penicillin-binding protein 2, giving the protein MNNSYFNRKFVIQGIFIAIALVIVARLFYIQVIDDKYLLSANNNVMRKKIIYPARGVILDRNGKVLVQNEPVYDIMVTPREVKDLDTLLLCDLLGIDTVDFNVRMRKAKAHSPYRASQFMKQVSSTVYAKFQEHLYKFRGFYPLNRTVRSYPDSIAAQFLGYIQEVNERDIEKSNGFYRPGDYIGASGVERAYEELLRGKRGVENQMVDALNRPQGSFMDGKYDTLAVTGDGLVSSLDKDLQILAEKLMKNKLGSVVAIEPSTGEILSFVSSPSYNPNMMVGRELGNNYMKLLNDETKPMFIRPIQASYPPGSVFKVVSALTAQQAGVINDQTVFYCPGGYRYGGGRAIMRCTHVDGATGLVKSIKMSCNTYYGYVYAKMIDSRGMSGPKAYDLWKEALGKFGLGHKLGIDLPGEKPGLVPTSDFYTKRYGSGNWRSSFNISLSIGQGELGITPLQMANIMAIVANRGFYYRPHLIKGIGEKQIVKEEFTEKISAGVDARHYEPVIEGMSQAVNQGGTGAASRIAGIEMCGKTGTVQNPHGENHAVFFAFAPRDNPKIAIAVFVENAGYGGTWAAPIASMMVEKYLKDTISLPKYIQDRIYNGNLMPKPKVKKEESIKKDSTKNNNKPQTVRTAAVDPKKKTESAVLVHHSQVRRNHE
- the mreC gene encoding rod shape-determining protein MreC, which translates into the protein MKNLWLFLVRYNAFFWFILFFVASLLLVVQNNRYQRSAFINSSNVVVGSFYDKLNSWKSYLALEETNKNLALENSELRKQLQHYLLTDTLDSVQINDSIDMNRYQFTMAEVVNNSVHQKSNFITINKGSLAGIQKGLGVITSNGVVGIVLNVSAHFSTIQSLLHPDTRVSVTMDTTNVFGSLVWGNTTDPQFAIVKDIPNHLKVQKGQKIYTSGFSLFPKGIEIGSVEETGISSGGSFLDIKIKLRTNFSNLNHVYVVKDLLENEKNELEAVTEDNDG
- the mreD gene encoding rod shape-determining protein MreD; its protein translation is MMGKVIIFNIIRFIVLIAMQVVLFKNIGYYNLATPFPYILIIFLLPIGTPNFVLYVLAFLTGLTVDAFYDSIGVHAAACVALTWYRIFFHRITLDVDVQDSFETPSLGNMGAKWFLSYISIGTLIHHFVLLHVEYFSFSNYLSTLLSILLSSIFTILLIILISILIYKRKSRLLSN